The following proteins are co-located in the Oncorhynchus clarkii lewisi isolate Uvic-CL-2024 chromosome 30, UVic_Ocla_1.0, whole genome shotgun sequence genome:
- the LOC139390044 gene encoding T-box-containing protein TBX6L-like, which yields MQSIRDMKSNFIAPPSSSIPGGPDAYHQGNIRMTLEDPELWKSFHEIGTEMIITKPGRRMFPHCKINLSGLMPCSKYILLVDMVPVDGFRYKWNKEKWEVAGKAEPQPPCRTYLHPDSPAPGSHWMKQTVSFLKLKLTNNTLDQHGHIILHSMHRYHPRFHIVQADDMYSVRWSVFQTFTFPETSFTSVTAYQNTKITKLKIDHNPFAKGFRDEGTNTKRRANRNPACPENKAKKIDCLSRESDEDSPPDFPRSSFEGYEGEQAELPKTKEEEVVKEERYSPWGPEREHGHHVRTDSPPGPDAREMYNAEQLVPAPASYQPYRFHEYGKSPSPSSSVGSSNGGSGRASFESRVSDVATVPEHEASKPSTHEIGPSPCGTQPSAGHHQDYTGVLNMAQAGKPGVLSHHIYTPYSTEQTLGQWSGPSPVQYPPPHHLPSDYSTPAMHHGYHHGNVAEWSQYPLFSYSCW from the exons ATGCAGTCCATCAGAG ACATGAAGTCCAACTTTAttgctccaccctcctcctctattCCCGGTGGTCCCGACGCCTATCACCAAGGCAACATCAGGATGACTCTGGAGGACCCAGAACTCTGGAAGTCTTTCCATGAAATTGGAACAGAGATGATTATCACTAAACCGGGCAG GAGAATGTTTCCACACTGTAAAATCAACCTTTCTGGGCTGATGCCTTGTTCCAAGTACATCTTGCTGGTTGACATGGTTCCTGTGGATGGTTTCAGGTATAAG TGGAATAAAGAGAAATGGGAAGTGGCTGGGAAAGCAGAGCCACAGCCCCCTTGCCGGACGTACCTGCACCCAGACTCTCCAGCCCCTGGGAGCCACTGGATGAAACAGACCGTGTCCTTCCTTAAGCTCAAGCTCACCAACAACACCCTGGACCAACATGGCCAT ATAATTTTGCACTCCATGCATCGCTACCACCCGCGCTTCCACATTGTCCAGGCAGACGACATGTACAGTGTACGCTGGAGTGTATTCCAGACCTTTACCTTCCCTGAGACCTCCTTCACCTCCGTCACTGCTTACCAGAACACTAAG ATAACCAAGCTGAAAATCGACCACAACCCATTTGCGAAAGGCTTCAGAGACGAAGGAACTAATACAAAAAG GCGCgctaacagaaacccagcctgccCAGAGAATAAAGCAAAGAAAATTGATTGTCTAAGCAGAGAGTCAGATGAGGACAGTCCTCCTG ACTTCCCCAGGTCATCATTTGAAGGATACGAAGGAGAGCAGGCAGAACTCCCCAAAACCAAAGAGGAGGAAGTGGTGAAAGAGGAACGCTACTCCCCCTGGGGGCCTGAGAGGGAGCATGGCCACCACGTCCGGACAGATTCACCCCCTGGACCTGACGCCAGAGAAATGTACAATGCAGAGCAGCTAGTACCAGCCCCAgcttcataccagccttacag GTTCCATGAATACGGGaagtctccatctccctcctccagcGTAGGCAGCAGCAACGGGGGTTCTGGACGGGCCAGCTTTGAGTCCAGAGTCTCTGATGTAGCCACAGTCCCAGAGCATGAGGCCTCCAAGCCCTCTACCCATGAGATTGGACCATCTCCCTGTGGCACCCAGCCCTCTGCAGGACATCACCAGGACTACACAGGGGTGCTCAACATGGCCCAGGCAGGCAAGCCAGGGGTCCTCAGCCACCACATTTACACCCCTTACAGCACCGAGCAGACCCTGGGCCAGTGGAGCGGCCCCAGCCCCGTCCAGTACCCTCCCCCTCACCACCTGCCCTCTGACTACAGTACCCCGGCTATGCACCACGGATATCACCATGGCAATGTGGCTGAGTGGAGCCAGTACCCACTCTTCTCTTACTCATGCTGGTGA